A genomic window from Eleginops maclovinus isolate JMC-PN-2008 ecotype Puerto Natales chromosome 9, JC_Emac_rtc_rv5, whole genome shotgun sequence includes:
- the LOC134869082 gene encoding protein FAM200A-like, with protein sequence MVACDSLMVMSCVANLTYYSLRTVLRAKLTHIYKHSRREYFKIGCSTANICYICTSLAIYLAPMDRFVVRKVPEGQAAMTEGQAATTEGQAATIGQGQASEASTSQKRRKRKYNEEYVKYGFTVTTDRAGEEVPLCFVCSTILCNEAMKPSKLTRHMETHHVHLKAKPVEYMQQMLRDFKGQQATMRKSAKINENALKASYLVALRVAKSKKPHTIAEQLILPAAIDMCRAMVSEECANKLKTIPLSDNTIGRRIGEMANDVKDQLMAKLQTVLFSLQIDETTDVTNDAQLLTFVRYEDSGTMCEEFLFCKPLPGRTTGVEIFKALDDFFTEHNISWQRCVALCSDGARAMSGSKTGLFAHVRRVAPGVIWTHCLIHREALASKDLSVELSGVFDVVVKTVNFIKRNALNTRLFSSLCHDLGSEHSSLLYHSEVRWLSRGAVLARVFELRGAIYEFLCEKHSDLASNFNDSYWLTKLAYLTDVFAELNKLNSSMQGRDANVMQLYEKLDAFVKKMSKWIERVESNNLAMFPSVEEYPDSTDINDTICEHLRKLVRQFAKYFTDSEEWRRDSKWILLPFSDDASVGSSLTAVEEDKLIEMSTDSVRRHMYDTQPLVKFWISCQTEFPQLAAKAMRCLLPFPTTYLCESGFSTLAYLKNKYRARLDPENDMRLSLSTISPRIDRLCGLHHAQISH encoded by the coding sequence atggtagcctgtgattcgctaatggtaatgagttgcgtcgctaacctcacttattattcattacgtacagtcttgcgagcaaagttgacacacatttataagcatagccgacgagagtattttaagataggttgtagtacagcaaacatttgttacatatgtactagtctagctatatatctagcaccaatggatcgttttgtagtgaggaaagtgccagagggacaggctgccatgacagagggtcaggctgccacgacagagggacaggccgccacgatagggcaaggacaggcttccgaagcgtcaacttcgcaaaaaagacgaaaaagaaaatacaatgaggaatatgttaaatatggattcacagtgacgacagacagagcaggagaggaggtaccactgtgtttcgtatgttcaacaattctctgtaatgaagctatgaagccgtcgaaacttacgcggcatatggagacgcatcacgtccacttgaaggccaaacccgttgagtacatgcaacagatgttgcgtgatttcaaaggacagcaggctaccatgaggaagagtgcaaaaataaatgaaaacgcactgaaagcatcgtatctggtcgctctcagggttgcaaaaagtaagaagccccataccattgcagagcagcttatattgccagcagccatagatatgtgcagagctatggtaagcgaagaatgtgccaacaaattaaaaactattccgttgtcagacaacacaatcggaagacgaattggggaaatggcaaatgatgtcaaagaccagctgatggcaaaacttcagacagttctgttttcccttcaaatcgacgagacgacagatgttactaatgatgcgcaactgttaacatttgtgcgatacgaggacagtggcactatgtgcgaggaatttcttttttgcaaaccactgcccgggcgaactaccggtgtagaaatatttaaagcactggacgattttttcacggagcacaatatctcgtggcagaggtgcgttgcattatgcagcgatggggcccgagccatgagtggcagcaagactggactgtttgcgcatgtaaggagggtggctccgggggtaatttggacacactgcctgattcatagagaggctctcgcctccaaagatctcagtgttgagctcagtggtgtgtttgatgtcgttgtcaagacggtcaacttcataaaacgaaacgcattgaatacacgcctgttttcatccctatgccatgacttgggaagtgaacacagctctctcctttatcattcagaggtgcgttggctgtctcgcggcgctgtgctcgcccgtgtgtttgaactacgcggagctatctacgagttcttgtgcgagaagcattctgatctggcttccaatttcaacgatagttactggttaactaagctggcgtacctcacagatgtttttgcagagctgaacaagttgaacagctccatgcaagggagagatgcaaacgtcatgcagctctacgagaagctcgacgcatttgtgaaaaaaatgtcaaagtggatcgaacgagtggagagcaataacttggcgatgtttccttcagttgaggaataccctgacagcactgacatcaacgacactatatgtgagcatttgaggaagcttgtgcgtcaattcgcaaagtacttcactgattcggaagagtggcgccgtgacagcaagtggatcctgctcccattcagtgacgatgcatcagtagggtcaagtctgacggctgtggaagaggataagctgattgagatgtccacagactctgtcaggaggcatatgtacgacacacagccccttgttaaattctggataagttgccagacagaatttccacagcttgctgcaaaagcaatgaggtgtcttttgccctttccaaccacatacctgtgtgagagtggtttttctacactggcgtacttaaagaataagtacagggctaggcttgatccagagaatgacatgagactgtctctgtctaccatttcgccacgaatagacaggctgtgtggacttcaccacgcccagatatcacactga